The Burkholderia lata genome contains a region encoding:
- a CDS encoding PhaM family polyhydroxyalkanoate granule multifunctional regulatory protein yields MTTDASGSNPFAGFAGFKPADMMDRMWDMMRMSPFGGMTSFPGATQGLPPSLSSMSDMMAPLTSVEELDKRITDLRAVEQWLKLNLGMLQSAIQALEVQRATLATLRAFGAFAQSSMSAAEEAAVAAAHAAKQASGDASPAPDADASDAAAGDAAQQAFDPSGWWNLLQSQFNQLASLAMTQPGMQPAAPGAAPADAAAQPEPEPAAKPAPAAAAPRKPATKRAKSAGAAGSAAARAAAASSPETRPPKRST; encoded by the coding sequence ATGACGACCGATGCCTCCGGCTCCAACCCTTTCGCCGGCTTTGCCGGCTTCAAGCCCGCCGACATGATGGACCGCATGTGGGACATGATGCGGATGTCGCCGTTCGGCGGGATGACGTCGTTTCCGGGCGCCACGCAAGGGCTGCCGCCGTCGCTGTCGAGCATGTCCGACATGATGGCGCCGCTCACGAGCGTCGAGGAGCTCGACAAGCGGATCACCGATCTGCGCGCCGTCGAGCAGTGGCTGAAGCTCAATCTCGGGATGCTGCAGTCGGCGATCCAGGCGCTCGAGGTGCAGCGTGCGACGCTCGCGACGCTGCGTGCGTTCGGCGCGTTCGCGCAGAGCTCGATGTCGGCGGCCGAGGAAGCGGCCGTCGCGGCCGCGCATGCGGCGAAACAGGCGTCGGGCGACGCGTCGCCGGCACCGGATGCCGACGCGTCGGATGCGGCGGCGGGCGACGCCGCGCAGCAGGCCTTCGATCCCTCCGGCTGGTGGAACCTGCTGCAGTCGCAGTTCAACCAGCTCGCGAGCCTCGCGATGACGCAGCCGGGCATGCAGCCCGCCGCGCCGGGCGCTGCGCCGGCGGACGCGGCGGCGCAGCCGGAGCCGGAGCCCGCGGCGAAGCCGGCACCGGCCGCCGCCGCGCCGCGCAAGCCCGCCACGAAGCGCGCGAAGTCGGCCGGTGCGGCCGGTTCGGCCGCGGCGCGCGCGGCAGCCGCTTCGTCGCCCGAAACCCGTCCGCCGAAGCGCTCGACGTGA
- a CDS encoding BTH_I0359 family protein, which produces MQMIYNSPNYCVVEFAPQAGHHLMNAGGYEIVDKNAQREIFIDGELAERFRAHVKQLIEDEPSLDEVDEFLGQFDSLMMMPVVLH; this is translated from the coding sequence ATGCAAATGATCTACAACAGCCCCAACTACTGCGTCGTCGAATTCGCGCCGCAGGCCGGCCACCACCTGATGAATGCCGGCGGATATGAAATCGTCGACAAGAACGCGCAGCGCGAAATCTTCATCGACGGCGAACTTGCCGAACGATTCCGCGCGCACGTGAAACAGTTGATCGAGGATGAGCCATCGCTCGACGAGGTCGACGAATTCCTCGGACAATTCGACAGCCTGATGATGATGCCCGTCGTACTGCACTGA
- a CDS encoding type III pantothenate kinase, which produces MNEPHLLIDAGNSRIKWALADAQRTLVETGAFGHTRDGGADPDWSTLPRPRGAWISNVAGADVAARLDTLLDARWPGLPRTTIRSRHTQCGVTNGYTTPDQLGSDRWAGLIGAHAAFPGEHLLIATFGTATTLEALRADGRFTGGLIAPGWALMMRALGTHTAQLPTLTTDIASGLLAGAQAEPFQVDTPRSLSAGCLYAQAGLIERAWRDLADAWQAPVRLVLAGGAADDVARALTLPHTRHDALILSGLALIAAEAAAATAAQA; this is translated from the coding sequence ATGAACGAGCCGCACCTGCTGATCGACGCCGGCAACAGCCGGATCAAGTGGGCGCTCGCCGATGCGCAGCGCACGCTCGTCGAGACGGGCGCGTTCGGCCACACCCGCGACGGCGGCGCCGATCCCGACTGGTCGACCCTGCCGCGTCCGCGCGGCGCGTGGATCTCGAACGTCGCGGGCGCCGACGTGGCCGCCCGGCTCGACACGCTGCTCGACGCCCGCTGGCCGGGCCTGCCGCGCACGACGATACGCTCGCGCCACACGCAATGCGGCGTGACGAACGGCTATACGACGCCCGACCAGCTCGGCAGCGACCGCTGGGCCGGCCTGATCGGCGCGCACGCGGCGTTTCCAGGCGAACACCTGCTGATCGCGACGTTCGGCACCGCGACGACGCTCGAAGCACTACGCGCGGACGGCCGCTTCACGGGTGGGCTGATCGCACCGGGCTGGGCGCTGATGATGCGCGCGCTCGGCACGCACACCGCGCAGTTGCCGACGCTGACCACCGACATCGCGAGCGGCCTGCTTGCTGGCGCGCAGGCCGAACCGTTCCAGGTCGACACGCCGCGCTCGCTGTCGGCCGGCTGCCTGTACGCGCAGGCCGGGCTGATCGAACGCGCGTGGCGCGATCTCGCCGACGCATGGCAGGCGCCCGTGCGGCTCGTGCTGGCCGGCGGCGCGGCGGACGACGTCGCGCGTGCGCTGACGCTCCCGCATACGCGTCACGATGCACTGATCCTGTCCGGGCTCGCGCTGATTGCCGCGGAAGCGGCGGCCGCAACGGCGGCGCAGGCGTGA
- a CDS encoding enoyl-CoA hydratase/isomerase family protein, giving the protein MANLAAYGGYEALKVTRRDHGVLDIVMSGEGTNRSGLATANARMHRELADIWRDVDRDPDTRVAVIRGEGKGFSAGGDLALVEDMANDFDVRARVWREARDLVYNVINCSKPIVSAMHGPAVGAGLVAGLLADISIAAKDARIIDGHTRLGVAAGDHAAIVWPLLCGMAKAKYYLMLCEPVSGEEAERIGLVSLAVEPADLLPKAYEVAERLAHGSQSAIRWTKYALNNWLRTAGPTFDTSLALEFMGFAGPDVQEGIRSLRERRPPEFPGDAPF; this is encoded by the coding sequence ATGGCCAATCTCGCCGCGTACGGCGGTTACGAAGCACTGAAGGTGACGCGCCGCGATCATGGCGTGCTCGACATCGTGATGAGCGGCGAGGGCACGAACCGCAGCGGCCTCGCGACCGCGAACGCGCGCATGCATCGCGAGCTCGCCGACATCTGGCGCGACGTCGACCGCGATCCCGACACGCGCGTCGCGGTGATCCGTGGCGAAGGCAAGGGCTTCTCGGCGGGCGGCGATCTCGCGCTCGTCGAGGACATGGCGAACGACTTCGACGTGCGCGCCCGCGTGTGGCGCGAGGCGCGCGACCTCGTCTACAACGTGATCAACTGCAGCAAGCCGATCGTCTCGGCGATGCATGGCCCGGCCGTCGGCGCGGGGCTCGTCGCCGGGCTGCTCGCGGACATCTCGATCGCCGCGAAGGATGCACGCATCATCGACGGCCACACGCGGCTCGGCGTCGCGGCAGGCGACCACGCGGCGATCGTGTGGCCGCTGCTGTGCGGGATGGCGAAGGCGAAGTACTACCTGATGCTGTGCGAGCCGGTGAGCGGCGAGGAGGCCGAGCGGATCGGGCTGGTATCGCTCGCGGTCGAGCCGGCCGACCTGCTGCCGAAGGCCTACGAAGTGGCCGAGCGGCTCGCGCACGGTTCGCAGTCGGCGATCCGCTGGACCAAGTACGCATTGAACAACTGGCTGCGCACGGCCGGGCCGACCTTCGATACGTCGCTCGCGCTCGAATTCATGGGGTTTGCCGGGCCCGACGTGCAGGAAGGCATCCGCTCGCTGCGCGAGCGCCGTCCGCCCGAGTTCCCCGGCGACGCGCCGTTCTGA
- a CDS encoding diiron oxygenase, which produces MNTMLYPELYRSLEAVRWDMEKDIPWDKFDASLLTDEQAKTIKMNAITEWSALPATEMFLRDNQHDSDFSAFMSVWFFEEQKHSLVLMEYLRRFKPEMVPTEEELHAVRFQFDPAPPLETLMLHFCGEIRLNHWYRCAADWHTEPVIKQIYETISRDEARHGGAYLRYMKKALNNCGDVARAAFAKIGVLMASARRTEKPLHPTNLHVNQALFPRDTVQSRLPDPEWLERWLDEQIRFDGEWEKKVVERILHNLSILFERTFATAQELNRYRKEVTGRLQAESGPSSAAQPA; this is translated from the coding sequence ATGAACACGATGCTTTATCCGGAACTTTACCGATCGCTCGAAGCCGTCCGCTGGGACATGGAGAAGGACATTCCGTGGGACAAGTTCGACGCTTCGCTGCTCACCGACGAGCAGGCGAAGACGATCAAGATGAACGCGATCACCGAATGGTCGGCGCTGCCCGCGACGGAAATGTTCCTGCGCGACAACCAGCACGACAGCGACTTTTCCGCGTTCATGAGCGTGTGGTTCTTTGAAGAGCAGAAGCATTCGCTCGTGCTGATGGAATACCTGCGCCGCTTCAAGCCGGAAATGGTGCCGACCGAAGAGGAACTGCACGCGGTGCGCTTCCAGTTCGACCCGGCGCCGCCGCTCGAGACGCTGATGCTGCACTTCTGCGGCGAGATCCGCCTGAACCACTGGTACCGTTGCGCGGCCGACTGGCACACCGAGCCGGTCATCAAGCAGATCTACGAAACGATCTCGCGCGATGAAGCACGCCACGGCGGCGCATACCTGCGCTACATGAAGAAGGCGCTGAACAACTGCGGCGACGTCGCACGTGCCGCGTTCGCGAAGATCGGCGTGCTGATGGCGTCGGCGCGCCGCACCGAGAAGCCGCTGCACCCGACCAACCTGCACGTGAACCAGGCGCTGTTCCCGCGCGACACCGTGCAATCGCGCCTGCCCGATCCGGAATGGCTCGAGCGCTGGCTCGACGAGCAGATCCGTTTCGACGGCGAGTGGGAAAAGAAGGTTGTCGAGCGGATCCTGCACAACCTGTCGATCCTGTTCGAGCGCACGTTCGCGACCGCGCAGGAGCTGAACCGCTACCGCAAGGAAGTCACCGGCCGCCTGCAGGCCGAAAGCGGCCCGTCGTCGGCCGCGCAGCCGGCCTGA
- a CDS encoding fumarylacetoacetate hydrolase family protein codes for MKLASLKDGTRDGQLIVVSRDLHTAAIADAIAPTLQRVLDDWAFYAPQLRDLYDALNHGRARNAFTFDPANCMAPLPRAFQWADGSAYVNHVELVRRARGAEMPPEFWTDPLMYQGGSDDFLGARDDVVCPSEEWGVDFEAEVAVITGDVRMSATPDEALKAVRLVTLVNDVSLRNLIPAELAKGFGFFQSKPATAFAPVAVTPDELGDEWREGRVHRPMIVHWNGKKVGQPDAGTDMVFHFGQLVAHAAKTRNLRAGSIVGSGTVSNKDAKRGYCCIAEKRCLETIEHGAPQTEFMRYGDTVRIEMFDTAGKSIFGAIEQSVAPPDGAA; via the coding sequence ATGAAACTTGCTTCGCTGAAGGACGGCACGCGCGACGGCCAGCTGATCGTCGTGTCGCGCGACCTGCACACCGCGGCGATCGCCGACGCGATCGCGCCGACGCTGCAGCGCGTCCTCGACGACTGGGCGTTCTACGCGCCGCAGCTGCGCGACCTGTACGACGCGCTGAACCACGGCCGCGCGCGCAATGCCTTCACGTTCGATCCGGCCAACTGCATGGCGCCGCTGCCGCGAGCGTTCCAGTGGGCCGACGGCTCCGCGTACGTGAACCACGTCGAGCTCGTGCGCCGCGCGCGCGGCGCGGAGATGCCGCCCGAATTCTGGACCGACCCGCTGATGTACCAGGGCGGCAGCGACGATTTTCTCGGGGCCCGCGACGACGTCGTGTGCCCGTCCGAGGAATGGGGCGTCGATTTCGAGGCGGAAGTCGCGGTGATCACCGGCGACGTGCGGATGAGCGCGACGCCCGACGAAGCGCTGAAGGCCGTGCGGCTCGTCACGCTCGTGAACGACGTGTCGCTGCGCAACCTGATTCCGGCCGAGCTCGCGAAGGGCTTTGGCTTCTTCCAGAGCAAGCCGGCTACCGCGTTCGCGCCGGTCGCCGTGACGCCCGACGAGCTCGGCGACGAATGGCGCGAAGGCCGCGTGCACCGGCCGATGATCGTCCACTGGAACGGCAAGAAGGTCGGCCAGCCCGATGCGGGCACCGACATGGTGTTCCACTTCGGCCAGCTGGTCGCGCATGCGGCGAAGACGCGCAACCTGCGCGCCGGCTCGATCGTCGGCTCGGGCACGGTGTCGAACAAGGACGCGAAGCGCGGCTATTGCTGCATCGCCGAGAAGCGCTGCCTCGAGACGATCGAGCACGGTGCGCCGCAGACCGAATTCATGCGCTACGGCGATACCGTGCGCATCGAGATGTTCGACACGGCCGGCAAGTCGATCTTCGGTGCGATCGAGCAGTCGGTCGCCCCGCCGGACGGCGCGGCGTAA
- a CDS encoding DUF3108 domain-containing protein, with protein sequence MPMQPADTRPSHALPRHWLRVGIALVVVLVLHALAAFWLMRNREAFTPPPPAEIPVQIELLKPQPIERQPAPPAPKPVEQPAAPAPAAPKAAAPKPAPEPVLTSTQTAEHGEPPAAASAASGVPGASGAHAASAAGAASAATPGPATNGVKFSAPPSGDLQYDTFYNGMQNMIGTIRWRTDGHTYDLSVSMPVPFVGPFTYRSEGRIDAFGVAPDRYVEKRGKRPEDIAIFNREIRQVVFTRTPNNAPLPDGVQDRFSMLMQLSGLVRGNPSAYKPGVTQQFFVIDNNSGETWPITVIGDEQVQTQAGIIGARHFMRLPRRDGDTRRIDMWLAPSLGWLPARLVQSEPNGAQIELLWHGRLAAPDAPSDEEPAGGATHAPAGAPTPDASGAPAAEPAQPAPPATVQPPAQPAAPPTPSPVTSPVTQ encoded by the coding sequence ATGCCCATGCAGCCTGCCGACACCCGCCCGAGTCACGCTTTGCCCCGCCACTGGCTGCGCGTGGGCATTGCGCTCGTCGTCGTGCTGGTGCTGCACGCGCTCGCCGCGTTCTGGCTGATGCGCAACCGCGAAGCGTTCACGCCGCCCCCACCCGCCGAAATCCCCGTGCAGATCGAGCTGCTGAAGCCGCAACCGATCGAGCGCCAGCCCGCGCCGCCTGCGCCGAAGCCGGTCGAGCAGCCGGCCGCGCCCGCCCCGGCGGCCCCGAAGGCCGCCGCACCGAAACCCGCGCCTGAGCCGGTCCTCACGTCGACGCAAACGGCCGAACACGGCGAGCCGCCGGCCGCCGCGTCCGCGGCGAGTGGCGTACCGGGCGCATCGGGCGCACATGCCGCGTCGGCTGCCGGCGCTGCCAGCGCCGCAACGCCGGGCCCCGCGACGAACGGCGTGAAGTTCAGCGCGCCGCCGTCCGGCGACCTGCAGTACGACACGTTCTACAACGGCATGCAGAACATGATCGGCACGATCCGCTGGCGCACCGACGGGCACACCTACGACCTGTCGGTGTCGATGCCCGTGCCGTTCGTCGGCCCGTTCACCTACCGCAGCGAAGGCCGCATCGACGCGTTCGGCGTCGCGCCCGACCGCTACGTCGAGAAGCGCGGCAAACGGCCGGAAGACATCGCGATCTTCAACCGCGAGATCCGGCAGGTCGTGTTCACGCGCACGCCGAACAACGCGCCGCTGCCCGACGGCGTGCAGGACCGCTTCAGCATGCTGATGCAGTTGTCGGGGCTCGTGCGCGGCAATCCGTCGGCGTACAAGCCGGGCGTCACGCAGCAGTTCTTCGTGATCGACAACAACAGCGGCGAGACCTGGCCGATCACCGTGATCGGCGACGAGCAGGTGCAGACGCAGGCCGGCATCATCGGTGCGCGGCACTTCATGCGCCTGCCGCGGCGCGACGGCGATACGCGCCGCATCGACATGTGGCTCGCGCCGTCGCTCGGCTGGCTGCCCGCGCGGCTCGTGCAGTCCGAACCGAACGGCGCGCAGATCGAGCTGTTGTGGCATGGCCGGCTCGCGGCGCCGGACGCGCCTTCCGATGAAGAACCGGCAGGCGGCGCAACGCATGCGCCCGCCGGTGCACCGACGCCTGATGCATCGGGCGCTCCCGCCGCGGAACCGGCACAACCCGCGCCGCCGGCCACCGTGCAACCGCCGGCACAACCGGCTGCACCGCCCACGCCTTCGCCTGTCACATCGCCTGTCACACAGTGA
- a CDS encoding homocysteine S-methyltransferase family protein — MSATPLAASVPLDAPYTRGAALPALLKSRILILDGAMGTMIQRYKLDEAAYRGERFKDFPRDIKGNNELLSITQPQIIREIHDQYFAAGADIVETNTFGATTVAQSDYEMEDLVVEMNIESAKLAREAAEKYATPEKPRFVAGAIGPTPKTASISPDVNDPGARNVTFDELRASYYQQAKALLDGGVDLFLVETIFDTLNAKAALFALDELFEDTGERLPIMISGTVTDASGRILSGQTVEAFWNSLRHAKPLTFGLNCALGAALMRPYIAELAKLCDTYVSCYPNAGLPNPMAETGFDETPDVTSGLLKEFAQAGLVNLAGGCCGTTPEHIAEIAKALADVKPRRWPNQYSDNA; from the coding sequence ATGTCTGCGACTCCTCTCGCCGCTTCCGTCCCGCTCGACGCGCCCTACACGCGCGGCGCCGCTCTGCCTGCGCTGCTGAAATCGCGCATCCTGATCCTCGACGGCGCGATGGGCACGATGATCCAGCGCTACAAGCTCGACGAAGCCGCGTATCGCGGCGAGCGCTTCAAGGATTTCCCGCGCGACATCAAGGGCAACAACGAGTTGCTGTCGATCACGCAGCCGCAGATCATCCGCGAGATCCACGACCAGTACTTCGCGGCCGGCGCCGACATCGTCGAGACCAACACGTTCGGCGCGACGACCGTCGCGCAATCCGACTACGAGATGGAAGATCTCGTCGTCGAGATGAACATCGAATCGGCGAAGCTCGCGCGCGAAGCGGCCGAGAAATACGCGACGCCGGAAAAGCCGCGCTTCGTCGCGGGCGCGATCGGGCCGACGCCGAAGACGGCCAGCATCTCGCCGGACGTCAACGACCCGGGCGCACGCAACGTCACGTTCGACGAGCTGCGCGCGTCGTACTACCAGCAGGCGAAGGCGCTGCTCGACGGCGGCGTCGACCTGTTCCTCGTCGAGACGATCTTCGACACGCTGAACGCGAAGGCCGCACTGTTCGCGCTCGACGAGCTGTTCGAAGACACCGGCGAGCGCCTGCCGATCATGATCTCGGGCACCGTCACCGATGCGTCGGGCCGGATTTTGTCGGGCCAGACGGTCGAGGCGTTCTGGAATTCGCTGCGTCATGCGAAGCCGCTCACGTTCGGCCTGAACTGCGCGCTCGGCGCGGCGCTGATGCGCCCGTACATCGCCGAGCTCGCGAAGCTGTGCGACACGTACGTGTCGTGCTACCCGAACGCGGGCCTGCCGAACCCGATGGCCGAGACGGGCTTCGACGAGACGCCGGACGTCACGTCGGGCCTCCTGAAGGAATTCGCGCAAGCCGGGCTCGTGAACCTCGCGGGCGGCTGCTGCGGCACGACGCCCGAACACATCGCCGAGATCGCGAAGGCGCTCGCCGACGTGAAGCCGCGCCGCTGGCCGAACCAGTACAGCGACAACGCCTGA
- a CDS encoding IclR family transcriptional regulator: MPASPLPDDDLADSDTDDAASGEHGEKVRSGIQSIEVGFRLLDVLTSEPRAMMLRDLAQRAGMSPAKAHRYLVSFSRLGVVSQDPVSGRYELGGFALQMGLARLARVDGVKLARIALTEFRDRLDQTVGIAVWGNQGPTIVHWMESSHPAKASLKLGDVMPLLGSATGLLFAAYLPRSKTAAMLERELADTRRSPHHGGPRTLDEVDAVLADVRRHEAARVEGMLLPTIHAFCMPVFDAVGELALAIVALGQEGSFDIAWGGEIDTALRACAQKLSYELGYSPDARDA; this comes from the coding sequence ATGCCTGCCAGCCCGCTTCCCGACGACGATCTCGCCGACTCCGACACCGACGACGCCGCTTCCGGCGAGCACGGCGAGAAGGTCCGTTCCGGCATCCAGTCGATCGAGGTCGGCTTCCGCCTGCTCGACGTGCTGACGAGCGAGCCGCGCGCGATGATGCTGCGCGACCTCGCGCAGCGCGCGGGCATGAGTCCTGCGAAGGCGCACCGCTACCTGGTCAGCTTCTCGCGGCTCGGCGTGGTGTCGCAGGATCCCGTCTCGGGCCGCTACGAGCTCGGCGGCTTCGCGCTGCAGATGGGGCTTGCGCGGCTCGCGCGCGTCGACGGCGTGAAGCTCGCGCGGATCGCGCTGACCGAATTCCGCGACCGCCTCGACCAGACGGTCGGCATCGCCGTGTGGGGCAACCAGGGGCCGACGATCGTCCACTGGATGGAATCGAGCCACCCGGCGAAGGCGTCGCTGAAGCTCGGCGACGTGATGCCGCTGCTCGGCTCCGCGACGGGGCTGCTGTTCGCCGCGTACCTGCCGCGCAGCAAGACCGCCGCGATGCTCGAGCGCGAACTCGCCGATACGCGCCGCTCGCCGCACCACGGCGGCCCGCGCACGCTCGACGAGGTCGACGCGGTGCTCGCCGACGTGCGCCGGCACGAGGCCGCGCGCGTCGAGGGGATGCTGCTGCCGACGATCCACGCGTTCTGCATGCCCGTGTTCGATGCGGTCGGCGAACTCGCGCTCGCGATCGTCGCGCTCGGCCAGGAAGGCTCGTTCGACATTGCATGGGGCGGCGAGATCGACACCGCGCTGCGCGCATGCGCGCAGAAACTGTCTTACGAACTCGGCTATAGTCCCGACGCGCGCGACGCCTGA
- a CDS encoding patatin-like phospholipase family protein: MRLALVLMGGGARAAYQVGVLKALAEIAREADPQRHTLPFAVVCGSSAGAINATSIASHADDFSHGVRRLLEFWEPLRADYVYRTDWLGIAAAGARWLAAMTFGWAARRSPRGLLDNAPLAHLLQRELSFHRIEQMLEARLLHALSVTALSYSSGRHLTFYQAAQPIQAWRRAQRTARLVDLSASHLLASSAIPFVFPAVPLVLDGQIEYFGDGSIRQIAPLSPAIHFGADRIVVVGAADPRPEIPAANGTGLVRGYPTLAQIGQQVLASVFLDSIGSDIERIEHINRMIEHLPHQVEVDSGWRHVDVLAIAPSERIELIAAKHLKQMPATMRGLLGAIGGSQPAGASFASYLLFEEAFTRELIELGYRDGRAQRDTLAGWIARADGGSAPAAGMPPEDGLATGEIRV, from the coding sequence ATGCGGCTCGCGCTCGTTCTGATGGGAGGTGGCGCACGTGCCGCATATCAGGTCGGCGTGCTGAAGGCGCTGGCCGAGATCGCGCGCGAGGCCGATCCGCAGCGGCACACGCTGCCGTTCGCGGTCGTGTGCGGCTCGTCGGCCGGCGCGATCAACGCGACGTCGATCGCGAGCCATGCAGACGATTTTTCCCACGGCGTGCGGCGCCTGCTCGAATTCTGGGAGCCGCTGCGCGCCGACTACGTGTATCGCACCGACTGGCTCGGCATCGCGGCCGCCGGCGCACGCTGGCTCGCGGCGATGACCTTCGGCTGGGCGGCCCGCCGCTCGCCGCGCGGGTTGCTCGACAACGCGCCGCTCGCGCACCTGCTGCAGCGCGAGCTGAGTTTCCACCGGATCGAACAGATGCTCGAGGCGCGCCTGCTGCACGCGCTTTCGGTGACGGCGCTCAGCTATTCGAGCGGGCGGCACCTCACGTTCTACCAGGCGGCCCAGCCGATCCAGGCATGGCGGCGCGCGCAGCGCACCGCGCGGCTCGTCGACCTGTCGGCGTCGCACCTGCTCGCGTCGTCGGCGATTCCGTTCGTGTTCCCGGCCGTCCCGCTCGTGCTCGACGGGCAGATCGAATACTTCGGTGACGGGTCGATCCGGCAGATCGCGCCGCTGTCACCGGCGATCCACTTCGGCGCGGACCGGATCGTCGTGGTCGGCGCGGCCGACCCGCGGCCCGAGATCCCGGCCGCGAACGGCACCGGGCTGGTACGCGGCTACCCGACGCTCGCGCAGATCGGCCAGCAGGTGCTCGCGAGCGTGTTCCTCGACTCGATCGGCTCGGACATCGAGCGCATCGAGCACATCAACCGGATGATCGAGCACCTGCCGCACCAGGTCGAGGTGGACAGCGGCTGGCGGCACGTCGACGTGCTCGCGATCGCGCCGTCCGAGCGCATCGAGCTGATCGCCGCGAAGCACCTGAAGCAGATGCCGGCGACGATGCGCGGGCTGCTCGGCGCGATCGGCGGCAGCCAGCCGGCCGGCGCGTCGTTCGCGAGCTACCTGCTGTTCGAGGAGGCGTTCACGCGCGAACTGATCGAGCTCGGCTACCGCGACGGGCGCGCGCAGCGCGACACGCTGGCCGGCTGGATTGCGCGGGCGGACGGCGGCAGCGCGCCGGCTGCCGGCATGCCGCCGGAAGACGGTCTCGCGACCGGCGAAATACGGGTCTGA
- the rfaE2 gene encoding D-glycero-beta-D-manno-heptose 1-phosphate adenylyltransferase, protein MSATFERKLITRDALVALRASLPSPVVFTNGVFDILHRGHVTYLADAKALGACLIVGVNSDASVRMLGKGDDRPINRQEDRAALLAALESVDWVVTFEEKTPVSLIEAVRPDILVKGGDYDMDALPESALVRGWGGRALAIPFEHDRSTTALLKKVRAQQP, encoded by the coding sequence ATGTCCGCCACCTTCGAACGCAAGCTGATCACCCGTGATGCCCTCGTCGCCCTGCGCGCGTCGCTGCCGTCACCCGTCGTGTTCACCAACGGCGTATTCGACATCCTGCATCGCGGCCACGTCACGTATCTCGCCGATGCGAAAGCGCTCGGCGCATGCCTGATCGTCGGGGTGAACAGCGACGCGTCGGTACGCATGCTCGGCAAGGGCGACGACCGGCCGATCAATCGCCAGGAAGATCGCGCGGCGCTGCTCGCGGCGCTGGAAAGCGTCGACTGGGTCGTGACGTTCGAGGAAAAGACGCCCGTGTCGCTGATCGAGGCCGTCCGGCCGGACATTCTCGTGAAGGGCGGCGACTACGACATGGATGCGTTGCCGGAGTCGGCATTGGTGCGTGGCTGGGGTGGCCGCGCGCTGGCGATTCCGTTCGAGCACGATCGCTCGACCACCGCGTTGCTGAAGAAGGTACGCGCGCAGCAGCCCTGA